A region of Pseudorca crassidens isolate mPseCra1 chromosome 8, mPseCra1.hap1, whole genome shotgun sequence DNA encodes the following proteins:
- the TAS2R60 gene encoding LOW QUALITY PROTEIN: taste receptor type 2 member 60 (The sequence of the model RefSeq protein was modified relative to this genomic sequence to represent the inferred CDS: inserted 2 bases in 2 codons; substituted 1 base at 1 genomic stop codon) translates to MSGEDMVPGPQLTDKIAFIFAIILFLLCLVAVVGNGLITVALGMEWLLQRTLSPCNKLLVSLGASSFYLXWVVXKNIYIFLNPIAFPYNPVFQFLAFQWDFLNAVTLWFSTWLSVFYCVKIATFTXPVFLWLKQMVSVLVPWVLLSSVGFSSFSTILVFIGNRRIDQNYLKRVLQPWNVAGNAVRTYERLCFFPLKIVTWTVPTVVFIAGMALLIPPLGRHTKKVSLSISGSHDPSAQAHIKALLALISFAVLFVSYFLSLVLSASGVFPSQEFRHWVWQAVIYLCTVVHPIVLFLSNSRPRAVLERGCSSGHGAS, encoded by the exons ATGAGTGGAGAGGACATGGTTCCAGGACCTCAGTTGACTGATAAGATAGCctttatctttgctatcattttattccttttgtgcTTGGTGGCAGTGGTGGGTAATGGCTTAATCACCGTGGCACTGGGCATGGAGTGGTTGCTGCAGAGAACTTTGTCACCCTGCAATAAGTTATTGGTCAGCCTGGGAGCCTCTAGCTTCTATCTGTGATGGGTGG ATAAGAACATTTATATTTTCCTGAATCCAATAGCCTTCCCATACAACCCTGTATTCCAGTTCCTAGCCTTTCAGTGGGACTTCTTGAATGCTGTCACGTTATGGTTCTCCACCTGGCTCAGTGTCTTCTACTGTGTGAAAATCGCAACCTTCA CCCCTGTCTTCCTCTGGCTAAAGCAGATGGTGTCTGTGTTGGTTCCATGGGTGCTGCTCAGCTCCGTGGGGTTCTCCAGCTTCAGCACCATTCTAGTTTTCATAGGCAACCGGAGAATAGATCAGAACTATTTAAAGAGGGTTCTGCAACCTTGGAATGTCGCTGGGAATGCTGTGAGAACATATGAGAGACTCTGCTTCTTCCCTTTGAAAATTGTTACCTGGACAGTCCCTACTGTTGTCTTCATCGCTGGCATGGCTTTGCTCATTCCACCTCTGGGAAGACACACCAAGAAGGTCTCCCTGTCCATCTCAGGCTCTCACGATCCCAGCGCCCAGGCACACATCAAGGCTCTCCTGGCTCTCATCTCCTTTGCTGTCCtctttgtttcctattttctGTCACTGGTGCTCAGCGCCTCAGGTGTGTTTCCATCACAGGAATTCAGGCACTGGGTGTGGCAGGCTGTGATTTATCTGTGCACAGTAGTCCACCCCATTGTTCTTTTCTTGAGTAACAGCAGGCCGAGAGCTGTGCTAGAGAGGGGCTGCTCCTCAGGGCATGGGGCATCTTGA